Genomic segment of Deltaproteobacteria bacterium:
ATAATGACTGAACTCAAAGCACAACTCAAACGCACCTTGGTTACGGAACTGAACCTTGAGGACATCGCCCCCGAGGACATCGACGACAATGCCCCCCTGTTCGGCGACGGCCTGGGCCTGGATTCCCTGGACGCAGTGGAAATCGTCGTGCTGGTGCAGCGCGCCTTTGGCGTGGAAATCCGGAACATGGACGAAGGTCGGCAGGCCTTCCAGTCCATCACGGCCCTGGCCGAATTCATCGCCGCGCACAGGGCCTGACATGCACCGGGTTGAACCTGTCAGCGTGACCGGCATGGGCTGCATTTGCGCCGCCGGTTCCAGCGTGCCGGACTGCCTGGCCGCGCTCGACCACGGCCGGCGCGCCCCTGGCCAGCCCGCGCGCTTTCGTGACGGGCATGCCAGGCCCTACCCGGTTTTCGAGGTGCCGGACGCGGCCCTGCCTCGGGCTCGGGATAACGATCTGTCCCGCACCGTGCATCTGGCCATGCGAGCTGCCCGCGAAGCGCTGAACCAAGCCGGGCTGGACCCGACCCGCATGGACGGCGGCCGTGTCGGCGTGTGCATCGGCACGTCCGTGGGCGCGTCCCTCAATTTCCTGGACTTCTACCGCCGCGCCCGAACCGGGGAGACACCAGACCTGCAGCCCGTGCGCCGCTATCTGCGGTCCAATCCGGCCACGGCCATGGCCCGTCTGCTTGGAGCGACCGGCCCGGCCCAGACCGTGGTCAACGCCTGCTCCTCCGGGACCGACGCCATCGGTCTGGGAGCGGCGTGGATCCGGCAGGGACTGTGCGACGTGGTCCTGGCGGGCGGAGCCGACGAGCTGTCCGAA
This window contains:
- a CDS encoding acyl carrier protein; translated protein: MTELKAQLKRTLVTELNLEDIAPEDIDDNAPLFGDGLGLDSLDAVEIVVLVQRAFGVEIRNMDEGRQAFQSITALAEFIAAHRA